The Rana temporaria chromosome 4, aRanTem1.1, whole genome shotgun sequence genome contains a region encoding:
- the GPR63 gene encoding probable G-protein coupled receptor 63: MVFSAMLTPAHPVTSYSTHIIYENGYTNITTPQSTFRGSLDLPPKYVPVAMTTAGTLPLNTTASTATQSTKDNLETLNLPLQIILSSVMVIILLLSFLGNFVVCLMVYQKAAMRSAINILLASLAFADLLLSILNMPFALITIIVTEWIFGEVFCRVSAMFFWLFVIEGVAILLIISIDRFLIIVQKQDKLNPYRAKILIVISWATSFCVAFPLAVGNPQLQVPSRAPQCVFGYTTNAGYKAYVILIVLIFFFIPFMVMIYAFMGILNTVRHNAVRIHSHPDSICLSQASKLGLMSLQRPFQMNIDISFKTRAFTTILILFIVFIVCWAPFTTYSLVATFNSDFYSQNNFFEISTWLLWLCYLKSALNPIIYYWRIKKFRDACLDLMPKYFKFLPQLPGHTRRRIRPSAIYVCGEHRSVV; encoded by the coding sequence ATGGTGTTTTCAGCAATGCTTACACCGGCTCATCCCGTGACATCCTACAGTACACATATCATCTATGAAAATGGCTATACAAACATAACGACACCTCAGTCTACATTTCGTGGCAGCCTAGATCTACCACCAAAATACGTACCAGTTGCCATGACCACAGCTGGTACTTTACCATTGAACACTACAGCTTCTACTGCTACCCAGTCTACAAAAGATAATTTGGAGACCTTAAATTTGCCCCTTCAAATAATCCTTTCTTCGGTAATGGTTATTATTCTTTTGCTGTCATTCCTAGGAAATTTTGTGGTCTGTCTTATGGTCTACCAAAAAGCTGCCATGCGATCTGCAATTAATATTCTACTTGCAAGCCTGGCATTTGCTGACTTGCTGCTTTCTATTCTGAACATGCCCTTTGCATTGATAACTATCATTGTTACCGAGTGGATCTTTGGAGAAGTATTCTGCAGAGTATCAGCCATGTTCTTTTGGTTGTTTGTAATAGAGGGCGTTGCTATCCTGCTTATAATAAGCATTGACAGGTTTCTAATCATTGTTCAGAAACAGGACAAGCTGAACCCATATCGGGCAAAGATTCTCATAGTTATTTCATGGGCAACTTCGTTTTGTGTGGCTTTTCCTCTCGCTGTTGGCAACCCACAATTACAGGTACCCTCTAGAGCTCCACAGTGTGTTTTTGGCTACACCACCAATGCTGGTTATAAAGCTTATGTAATACTGATAGtcctaattttcttttttattccttttatgGTGATGATTTATGCTTTTATGGGCATACTGAACACTGTGCGCCACAATGCAGTCCGTATACATAGCCATCCGGATAGCATATGCCTCAGCCAGGCAAGCAAGCTAGGCCTAATGAGCCTTCAAAGGCCTTTTCAAATGAATATAGACATCAGCTTTAAAACTCGTGCCTTCACcaccattttaattttattcattGTCTTTATAGTCTGCTGGGCACCATTCACTACTTACAGCCTAGTTGCTACATTCAACAGTGACTTCTACAGCCAGAACAATTTTTTTGAGATAAGCACTTGGCTCCTTTGGCTATGCTACCTCAAGTCTGCACTAAACCCAATAATCTACTACTGGAGGATAAAGAAATTCCGGGACGCTTGTTTGGATCTAATGCCGAAATACTTCAAATTTTTACCCCAGTTACCTGGTCACACTAGAAGACGAATTCGGCCTAGTGCCATCTATGTGTGTGGGGAACATAGATCAGTTGTGTAA